A stretch of the Myripristis murdjan chromosome 24, fMyrMur1.1, whole genome shotgun sequence genome encodes the following:
- the atp5mj gene encoding ATP synthase F(0) complex subunit j, mitochondrial, with amino-acid sequence MAGRMFASWWAKVSPYYTKAYQEMWVGLGIMTYLYYKVSFGGKKAVKDKPAH; translated from the exons ATGGCTGGACGCATGTTTGCTAGCTGGTGGGCCAAGGTTAGCCCGTACTACACCAAGGCATACCAGGAGATGTGGGTGGGACTTGGCATCATGACGTATCTGTACTACAAGGTTTCCTTTGGGG GCAAAAAAGCTGTTAAGGACA AGCCTGCCCATTGA